The nucleotide sequence gcttctactcaccccctttttggtcacacgtcactgtggaattatcttgtatatcagttttctTACTGACGAGTTGTgtaccaaataaataagttcagtaATACATTAGATCAACTCTAGATCAACTCAAACTTACAAACTTAAATTCAAACAACttgattcattcaggttttaccaattgtaaggcttttttaagttggttctttttttcagtgtagtacaaaaacaagaaaagcaTAAGTGCTGTACAAATGACGAGGCTTTccaaaatatcaaataacaatCAGATTTTTTCTTTGGCAAACATCATCTGATTTCTTTTTTGAATATTACTGAATTATATACTAGATATACTACAAATTGGAATTAAATATACTTaattattgtcttttttttaaatacaggtttattgaataaaaaaatataacatggaaattttaaatttgatattCCCATACTACTGGGAAAACGGTGACTCATGTTTATAAAACTTAATAACTTGCTAAATATATTTTATGGGTTCTCCTTGACCTTGACCATTTTTAATTGCATtgattttgattgttttttttctgttctgtagcactttgagattgctgaaatgtaaagtgcaatacaaataaaatttgttattattatataaaaACCTTGGGTTGTTTAAGagttttgcacagtactgcatgCAAACTTTATAATTTATTGATAGGACACCACTAATGACTGATTTCTTTGTCATCTATATTAAGGACACAATCTCaacacattttatgatgaaatTTAGTGTCATTACTTTTTAAAGACATCTTTGCATGTACAAAAAACATACGTTACTCATGAAACCAACTGTTCCCAGCACCTTAATAACATAAAGACCTGAAATGATGAGGTGAAAAACATTTAATTTGAACAGTTAAATGCAAAAATGTACTCCTTTTTCTATGATAATGTACTTTAAACCCTTTGAGAACACATTTTAATCCAGATAGTCTATTAAACTGTGGTTGGCAAACagtaacatttttaaaagagGTCTTATTATGCAGAAATTGTATTTTATCACTTCATTTATGTTTTACAGTTTTGATGGGGTTGGAATCTTATTTCAACCATAGTGAAAAACCCATGATACTACAACTTTGGAAatgctcccactgaaagtacaatTCAACTCAGAAACAGCTCATTTtgcacttctgtgacatatgtcacactcTGACACACTCTGATTCTCTGTTATATATAAAGTGACAATCAGTGTTTCTTAGATATCTGatgatttttttcacagcagtaaTACAGTATATGTGTgtaggggggcgggggtgtttcCAAACTAATATCTGTTTTaagcacagccagtgaccttCATTAGCTTGCTGGAAATCtggataatatgacccctttaaagtggTTGTCTGGCTGATTTGATCCAACAGTATAATCAAATATTTTGAAGTGTTTTACATATATATAATCATTTtaaagtgtttatatatatatatatatatctcagtgGTTTACACTTCATTTGGCTGGCTAAATTTGAGATAAAACAGTTTCAAAACCAATTCAAGGACAACAATTTGGACTAACATTTAAACAAAGCAAGTAATTTAAATAGACATCTGAAGGCATTTTTCCCATTTTTCCCCAAGAAATAACTATACTTTTTTTCAAACAACAAATGAGTGGTAATGTCACAGTCCTGCACCCATACACTTAAAACGTGATTATGAACAGTAATGCTACCCAGTTTAAGTTTGTCCCCCACTTGTGTCACCTTTTAAAATTTAAGTTCAGTGCAAACTACAGCTTTTCCTAGCCGGCAGCTCCGGCGAACAGGACAACCTCAGCAGCAGGTTAACTGACAAACTTGGAGTAACCCAGCCTCCTCATCACACTCCCACATATGTCCTCTGTCAGTCGGACGTCTTTTCGAGGCATGTTTTGCCGCCACGCGTTGATGTTGGCTGGCGAAATGTTTCCCTCGTACATCAGATTGTACAGATTGGTGGAGGTGGTGAATATGAGTTGGTTGAGTGCCGCGGGTGAGACTGGAATCCCCAGAAAGGTGTGAATGCTCTCGGCTGTTTCCTGGGGGAAGTTGACCACGTCCTCGAACCTCACTTGGAGGTAGGACTCCTCGGGGAGGTCCTTGCTGACCCTCAGCGCCGCTGCAGTGTGAGCCACCCATAGGTGAGCCAGGATGAGGACCGGGTTGGTCTCCGAGCGTGACAGAAGCCTCTGGATGATTCTGAATTCCGGTGCCACAGTCGGGCACCCGTTGCCAGCGGCACCCTCCTTGAATATCAAGGAAAGGTGCTGAGGGATGTTTTTAAGGGAGTAAAGGCTGGGCTTGCTGTTATATACCATGAGATAAATCCATGCTCGAGGGTCTCGCACCAAATAAATCATCCTCGTCGAAGGTCCCACAACCTCGTGAATGAACGGCAGCTTCAGCACCCAGCTTCCACTCCTCATGTTGAGCACCACACGGGAATTCGGATACTCAGCCACATGACGTCTCATCTCTCTCACGTACTCCGCGTCTCTGTCCAGACTCGCCCTGAGTCGACCCCTCAGCTCAGACGCAGGTTCTCTCCTTTTAGACCTTCTCTTTCTGTCCCTGGAAGGGCTGGCGTTCTGTGGCTGTTTGACCCGACTCCGCTCAACCAGCTGAATATTTTGCAAATGCAGCTTGATATTGTGGACCAGCGAGTGCAGCCAGCCTTGAATAATCTTAAACCGTCCACGCGCGGCATCCGACCGTGACCACTCGCAGGCGTCGACCAGCGAGTCGAACTCAAACTCGGTCTCTGGAATGTCCACGTGCTCCGTGGGGACTCTTACATAAACAAAGTCAGAGCTGTTGTCAAAAAGGTGCTTGAGTATTTCCGACCCCGATCCGGGGAGGGTTGTTATGACGACGATGGGGAGGGGGAGCCGGTGCGGCTCGTAAAGtctgatttgtttgtttgcttcgcTTTTGGCACCCGTGCCTTTCCATTTTACCCCGCAGAGAAGCTGATCACAGCTGTTGGACACAAACAGCAGCTCAGTGATCCACAGGAGAAGCACGGAGAGGAGGACATAACGCATCAGCCTGCCGAAGCAGACGTAAAACTTTCTCTgcgtggtcaaaaacacaatggccATGCAGAGAATAATCCCTGCTATCAGATTGACTGTGAGTCCAAAGTCAAAGAGCTGATTGTCACTGTTGATGGGTTTGGGGATCGGTTGGGTGCCAAGCCCATATCGAGTAATTTGATATCTATCCTCCACTTTGCAATGACCACCAAATCCTAAATAAGCCAATCTCGCACCTATATCTTTATATTTTGTCGCCACGGAGATGATCTTCTCGGTGTTATTTAAGGTTAACGACAGTCTCACGCCATTCTTGCTACTGTCTATAAATCTGCAGGTGGACACTTTGACATACGGCCCGTGTAAGACGTAAGCTACTCGACTGACTGCGGACGTCATCGGAAACGTCACGTTGACATACTGCGTCCATCTCTTTTTAAACTCTGCCGCCTGCTCCGCCTCCTGTATCCTCGTGTCAGGGCTACGACCCTGCGAGTCGAACCAGAACATTTTATAATGGGCGTCCCACACATCCATCATGGCGCCGTTATGCCTGTCCATGAATCTGAAGGGCACATATTTAAAGTCGATGTCAAGGTTGTGGAAGAACGCGCTGAATGACGTGACCGGTGAGTCGGCCCACTTCTCCACGTGGTCGAACACCAGTAACGTCTGCGAGTTGAGCAGAACCAGCGCTCTGTAGACGCTCTTCAATCTCATGGCGGGGGAGTAAGCTGACACTGCTTCCCCGCTCACAAACATGGTGTCCCTGTGGGAGGAGGCAACAATCACCTCCCCTCTGGTGTCACCCACGCCCTCATCTGTCCAGCGCAACCACTTGGCGCACTCTCCCAACTGCCCCTCCCATGGATTGTTACACTGGCTAGTAGGAGACGGACTAAACACTAAAACATTATTAAGGTAGCTGTACTTTGGACCATAAAGTGCTTCAGACACAAATACTTGCCCGTTAGGAGCGAAAGTGAATGAGTTCTGGTCTGGATGCTCGTGACCCGGGTTAAAACTGTTCCACCCATCCACCCAGGAGTACGGCTTGTCATGGACTATATCATAAACCGCCCGACCACCCAGTTTGCCAGACTTAAAGGAGACAAAAGTATTACCCTGTCCGTTGGGCAGACCCGCTCCGTAAGTAACCACACCCCAGTTTGAGAAAATATGCATCCTTGCTTTGCCAAAGTCGAGTGGAGGTTGTGGCGTGAGCTGGGGGTTGAACCAGATGTACTCTGTGTGAAGTGTAGCCCAGCGCTGGGCCGACGAGTGTCCCATGGGGCCGTCCTTGGGTCGGTGCTTTCGGATCTGCTGAACAAGCCAGTTTCCCGTCCCGTTCATCATGACGAACGTGTCGAGGAACACAAGCTGGCTCTCTGGCCCGTAAAACCAGTTGTAGTTGGAGTCCGCGATGCCGACTGTTCTCTGAAAGCCCGGCAGCAGCGTGGCGTAATAAAACCAGAAGTGTCCACGCAGCCAGTTGTTCTGCATGTTGTCAATGCTGAAGTGGCGTTGCGCtaagaacacgtactgtgttattGACTTGGCTGTGTAGCTCCCATAGGCAACGCCCTCGTCAAGTGACCCGTCAACAATGTGGTTTAAGAGAAACATGGTTTTCTCCATATAGTTCACTGCCACTTGTTTCCAAATCATTGATTCCGGGTCGTCATGTGATCCAACTACTATCGCACCGGTGAGGATGGCCAAGACATTGGTGGTTTGATGGTTCTGCAAGTACTGCTTCCCCCACGCTCTGTATTTGGAGAGCTCGTAGAGCGACTCGGTCTCAGAGCGAATTTTCGTGAGGTAAACGTCCTGTCGCTTTTCATCCAGGAAAGAGTAAATAAAGTCATAGGCTGTAGCAAACCCGGTGAGGGAGTGAGCCATGGGGACCTCATCATTAGGCGCACTTGTCACCTTCCAGTCCGGATATTCCGCCATCCTATCCATGTACTTCAGCAGAAACTGCAGGGCGGCAGAGTCCTCTGGGCACAAAAGGCAATAGAGAGCCAGAGGAGGCAGGTTGTTCCCATAAATCTCATTCCACTTGCTGGTGAACTCCTCGTGTTTGGCGGGAGGCAAGTAAAAGGGAACGTTGGAGAGCATGGTAAGCACGGCAGCACGCACAACTTTAAATATGTGACTGTGGGTAGTGAAGGA is from Thalassophryne amazonica chromosome 1, fThaAma1.1, whole genome shotgun sequence and encodes:
- the LOC117507088 gene encoding dermatan-sulfate epimerase-like protein; protein product: MYSHTPGNMAVKCFLYSVCLLPLFAAGAAFSGVFNTTDIFTDDLLQVKQVQDRTTRRWKLQSADFHPNLYFNQADVLHLRQRSFTTHSHIFKVVRAAVLTMLSNVPFYLPPAKHEEFTSKWNEIYGNNLPPLALYCLLCPEDSAALQFLLKYMDRMAEYPDWKVTSAPNDEVPMAHSLTGFATAYDFIYSFLDEKRQDVYLTKIRSETESLYELSKYRAWGKQYLQNHQTTNVLAILTGAIVVGSHDDPESMIWKQVAVNYMEKTMFLLNHIVDGSLDEGVAYGSYTAKSITQYVFLAQRHFSIDNMQNNWLRGHFWFYYATLLPGFQRTVGIADSNYNWFYGPESQLVFLDTFVMMNGTGNWLVQQIRKHRPKDGPMGHSSAQRWATLHTEYIWFNPQLTPQPPLDFGKARMHIFSNWGVVTYGAGLPNGQGNTFVSFKSGKLGGRAVYDIVHDKPYSWVDGWNSFNPGHEHPDQNSFTFAPNGQVFVSEALYGPKYSYLNNVLVFSPSPTSQCNNPWEGQLGECAKWLRWTDEGVGDTRGEVIVASSHRDTMFVSGEAVSAYSPAMRLKSVYRALVLLNSQTLLVFDHVEKWADSPVTSFSAFFHNLDIDFKYVPFRFMDRHNGAMMDVWDAHYKMFWFDSQGRSPDTRIQEAEQAAEFKKRWTQYVNVTFPMTSAVSRVAYVLHGPYVKVSTCRFIDSSKNGVRLSLTLNNTEKIISVATKYKDIGARLAYLGFGGHCKVEDRYQITRYGLGTQPIPKPINSDNQLFDFGLTVNLIAGIILCMAIVFLTTQRKFYVCFGRLMRYVLLSVLLLWITELLFVSNSCDQLLCGVKWKGTGAKSEANKQIRLYEPHRLPLPIVVITTLPGSGSEILKHLFDNSSDFVYVRVPTEHVDIPETEFEFDSLVDACEWSRSDAARGRFKIIQGWLHSLVHNIKLHLQNIQLVERSRVKQPQNASPSRDRKRRSKRREPASELRGRLRASLDRDAEYVREMRRHVAEYPNSRVVLNMRSGSWVLKLPFIHEVVGPSTRMIYLVRDPRAWIYLMVYNSKPSLYSLKNIPQHLSLIFKEGAAGNGCPTVAPEFRIIQRLLSRSETNPVLILAHLWVAHTAAALRVSKDLPEESYLQVRFEDVVNFPQETAESIHTFLGIPVSPAALNQLIFTTSTNLYNLMYEGNISPANINAWRQNMPRKDVRLTEDICGSVMRRLGYSKFVS